One stretch of Catellicoccus marimammalium M35/04/3 DNA includes these proteins:
- a CDS encoding pseudouridine synthase — MERLQKVMAHAGVASRRKCEDLITQGVVTVNGKTVTELGYKVSTQDRIEVNGVPISKEAPVYYLFYKPRGVISAVSDDKGRPVVTDYFTDVPERIYPVGRLDYDTSGLLLLTNDGEFSQRLTHPKYELDKVYVAKVKGIADKYNLRPIAYGMKLDGKKTAPARYEILSVDETKGSSVVSLTIHEGRYHQVKRMFEACGLPVQKLCREQYGFLTLQGLRPGQYRALTPKEVKKLMAETKR, encoded by the coding sequence ATGGAACGTTTACAAAAAGTAATGGCTCATGCTGGGGTCGCTTCACGTCGAAAATGTGAAGATTTAATTACGCAAGGAGTAGTTACAGTTAATGGGAAAACAGTGACAGAATTAGGATATAAAGTGTCTACACAAGATCGAATCGAAGTAAATGGAGTCCCAATTAGTAAAGAAGCTCCAGTTTATTATCTTTTTTATAAACCAAGAGGAGTAATCTCTGCTGTATCTGACGATAAAGGTCGCCCAGTAGTTACTGATTATTTCACAGATGTCCCAGAACGTATTTATCCAGTCGGACGTCTAGATTATGACACTTCTGGTTTATTATTATTAACCAATGATGGAGAATTTTCTCAGCGTTTGACACACCCTAAATATGAATTGGATAAAGTGTATGTGGCAAAAGTAAAAGGAATTGCAGACAAATATAATTTACGTCCGATTGCTTATGGTATGAAATTAGATGGTAAAAAGACAGCACCGGCTCGTTACGAAATTTTATCTGTAGATGAAACAAAAGGTTCAAGTGTTGTTTCTTTAACGATTCATGAAGGTCGTTACCATCAAGTAAAACGTATGTTTGAGGCTTGTGGATTACCGGTGCAAAAATTATGTCGTGAACAATATGGATTTTTAACACTGCAAGGATTACGTCCAGGTCAATATCGTGCATTAACTCCAAAAGAAGTGAAAAAATTAATGGCAGAAACAAAACGTTAA
- a CDS encoding ferredoxin, which yields MSSYYLKKEECIMCGLCQRKAPTCIDYDDNSIVCWKNTDQDEYLPTKEEEQPLANAAKCCPTHAIRQRKN from the coding sequence ATGAGTTCATATTATTTAAAAAAAGAAGAATGCATTATGTGTGGTCTTTGCCAAAGAAAGGCCCCTACTTGCATTGATTATGATGACAATAGCATTGTTTGTTGGAAAAATACAGATCAAGATGAATACTTGCCAACAAAAGAAGAAGAGCAGCCTTTAGCAAACGCTGCCAAATGCTGCCCTACTCACGCGATTCGTCAAAGAAAAAATTAA